The Sphingobacterium bambusae genome includes a window with the following:
- a CDS encoding TetR/AcrR family transcriptional regulator, which translates to MGSKERIQRQKESNRSNILEAALSIVKEDGWQALSMRKIADQIEYTAPMIYEYFVNKEAILNELARQGHLLLAKHVRQAKAEHTELDAQLEAVWISYWDFAFQERELYQLMFGVGTACCVGDKLKGVESFGDIIAGIIKEIMADKSPSDELVCRKYFTFWSIIHGLISINLVDKGNGPTTNEQVLKDAINGITRSLYD; encoded by the coding sequence ATGGGAAGCAAAGAACGTATACAAAGGCAAAAAGAGAGCAACCGGAGCAACATTCTGGAAGCCGCGCTGAGCATCGTCAAAGAAGACGGATGGCAAGCGCTGAGCATGCGGAAAATTGCAGACCAGATTGAATATACCGCCCCCATGATTTACGAATACTTTGTGAACAAGGAGGCTATCTTGAACGAGCTCGCTAGGCAGGGGCATCTGCTATTGGCTAAGCATGTTCGACAAGCTAAAGCCGAACATACCGAGCTCGACGCACAGCTAGAAGCCGTGTGGATCAGCTACTGGGATTTTGCTTTTCAGGAACGTGAACTCTACCAACTGATGTTTGGCGTGGGAACGGCCTGTTGCGTGGGCGACAAATTAAAAGGTGTCGAATCTTTCGGTGACATTATCGCTGGCATCATTAAGGAAATCATGGCCGATAAATCACCATCTGACGAACTGGTTTGTCGAAAGTACTTTACGTTTTGGTCGATCATTCACGGCTTGATTTCGATTAATTTGGTTGACAAAGGCAATGGACCAACTACCAATGAGCAAGTTCTCAAAGACGCCATAAACGGCATCACACGCTCCTTATACGATTAA
- a CDS encoding efflux RND transporter periplasmic adaptor subunit: MKMHPTSKFVNGLWLKFNTVKLFTPVKSIVYLLPFLLYSCSSGNSQTPAAAVAVAVPVITIADRGQMLETEYPAAIEGTANIEIRPQVDGILEQIFVDEGAKVAKGQLLFKIDGRPYREQLNQAKSNLLAAEAALENAELEVEKKTRLVNNKVLTDFQLKSALSARNIAKSNVEIAKSAVETAKINLDYTQVRAASQGYIGRLQRKQGSLVGPADQLPLTTLSDVHDLHVYFSLSEKDFVKFTNESKGDNIEQKIAQLPPISLILADERLYEHEGKIDMVDGQFDKNTGAISIRATFPNPQGILRNGNTGRIRLAKTYQEAILVPQAATVEIQDKVFVFAVDKDNTVSQQSLDIVGKNGENYLVTGSLAPGSRIVSRGMELLKDGQQISPQDSKSKNTK, translated from the coding sequence ATGAAAATGCATCCAACATCCAAATTCGTAAACGGCCTTTGGCTTAAATTTAACACTGTTAAATTGTTTACACCAGTAAAATCAATCGTGTACCTCCTTCCATTTTTGCTCTACAGTTGCAGCAGTGGCAACAGCCAGACGCCCGCAGCAGCCGTCGCGGTAGCCGTGCCGGTAATAACGATCGCCGATCGTGGACAAATGCTAGAGACAGAATATCCAGCGGCCATTGAAGGCACGGCCAATATCGAAATACGTCCGCAGGTGGACGGCATACTGGAGCAGATATTCGTAGACGAAGGCGCTAAAGTAGCTAAAGGACAATTGCTATTCAAGATCGACGGTCGCCCCTATCGGGAACAGCTCAATCAGGCAAAATCCAATCTGTTGGCCGCCGAGGCAGCCCTTGAAAACGCCGAGTTGGAAGTCGAAAAAAAGACGCGCTTGGTAAACAACAAAGTACTGACCGACTTCCAGTTGAAGTCCGCGCTAAGCGCTCGGAATATTGCGAAGTCCAATGTCGAAATAGCCAAATCGGCGGTGGAAACAGCAAAAATAAACCTCGACTACACACAGGTACGCGCTGCTTCGCAAGGATATATTGGTCGATTACAGCGTAAACAAGGAAGCCTAGTGGGCCCTGCTGATCAACTGCCGTTGACCACGCTTTCCGATGTGCACGATCTGCACGTTTATTTCTCGCTAAGTGAGAAAGATTTTGTCAAATTCACCAATGAATCCAAGGGTGACAACATAGAGCAAAAAATAGCCCAACTGCCCCCTATCTCTTTGATTTTAGCTGATGAGCGCCTTTATGAACATGAAGGAAAAATTGATATGGTCGATGGGCAGTTTGATAAAAACACAGGTGCCATCAGTATCCGCGCTACCTTTCCCAATCCGCAGGGGATTTTGCGAAATGGAAACACCGGTCGCATCCGCTTAGCGAAGACCTATCAGGAGGCCATCCTCGTGCCGCAAGCGGCCACGGTAGAAATACAAGATAAGGTCTTTGTATTTGCCGTAGACAAGGACAACACCGTATCGCAACAGTCTTTGGACATCGTCGGCAAAAACGGAGAAAACTACCTGGTAACGGGCAGCTTGGCTCCCGGATCAAGAATCGTTTCCCGAGGAATGGAACTATTGAAGGATGGGCAGCAGATCAGTCCTCAGGATAGTAAATCAAAAAACACAAAATAA